Sequence from the Amycolatopsis sp. NBC_00345 genome:
CTTTCGACGGCAGCACCGGGAACGTCAGCGGGGGCTTCTACTCTGGCAACAAGCTCGGCCTCAACAGCCTCTACCTGGAGAACCGGGACGGTCATCTGTCCCTCTTCCAGCCGCACGCGCCCGTCGAGGGCTATCCGGCGGTCGTGTACGGCGCCGGCGATGAGGGAAAGGGCTCGTGCGCACTGGCTGTCGGAGTTCGCGATGACCTGACTTACACGGTCAACACCCAGCTCCGGAGCGGAAACCCGGCACTGGCAGACCCGTGCAAGATGGCGGAACAGATCGCCGCCGCGGAAATCACGCGGCTGAAGGCGGCGAGCTGAGATGCCTCAAAGCGGATTCGACATCTACAACCAGCTTCACGCCCCCGGGGATACCACCGGGATGGACGCGATGGGGCACGGCTGTGGTCAGTTGAACACGATCCACGAGGACGTGGCCACCAAGCTCACCGATAGCCAGACCGCGCTCGACTCGTTGTGGAAAGGCAAGGCCGCCGACAGCGGAAAGGCCGGCCTCTCCCCGCTCATCGTCACGTCTCACACAGCGGCGCAAAAGATGGACAGCATGCGGCAATCCATCGAACAGCAGTCCGCTGCTTTCAACTACGCCAAGAACAATGTCGTTCCGGTTGACCAAACCAGACCGGACGACGACACGCTCGAAGACTGGTTGTCCGTCGGTGCGAGCGATGACGAGGTCAAGGCCGCCGAATACGACAGCAAAACGAAGCAGAACGTCGAGATCTACAACGGCTACTCGCAGAGCAGCCAGCCGCGGACAGACACGCTTCCGATGGACTATCCCGCCGCGCATGATCCGAATGTGGCGGCCGGTGGGGTTACGCCCGATGCGGTTGATCCTGGGACCTCCTCCGGCGGGCACCACAGTTCCGGTAGTGGCGGGCGCTCCGCCGGGCACTCAGGTGGGTACAGCGGCGGTCCCAGCTCCTACAGCGCGCCGCCGGGGGCGGCTGGGTATCAGGCGCCTCCGCCGCCGGGGAACCATGGGGGTGGGCCCGGCGGTGGGGTGAACGTGCCGTCGCCAGGGACTCCTGGGGATGACCACACCAGTGCAGCCTGGGCGAATCCGACGCCGCCGCCCGTGCAGGGCGGTGGGATAGGCGGGACCGGCAATGGGTTCGGGCCGGGAGGCGGCGGACCTGGCGGAGGTTCCGGCGGCGGCGGGTTCCCCGGTGGGTTCGGGCCCGTTGGCGGGTTCGGCGGAAGCGGCGGCGGCGGGTTCGGGCCAGGCAGCGGCGGCAGCGGCGGCGGATCCAAGCCAGGCGGCGGTTTCGGGCCCGGCAGCGGCGGGGCGGCCACGGGCGGTCGCGCCGGTATCGGGGGCGGGGTCGGCAGTGGCGCCGGCGCAGTAGGCGAGAGTGCTGGCGCCGCGCGGTCCGGGATGGGTGCAGGTGCCGCCGGGGCCAAGGGGCAGTCCGGGATGGGCGGTATGGGCCAGGGGGCCAAGGGCGGCAAGGGTGCGGAAGACGAAGAGCACCAGCGCAAGGTCCTGCTGTCCGAAGAGGACCCGGACTCCATCTTCGGCGGTTACGACGGGGACAAGCCGACGCCACCGGTGATCGGGGCTTAGGCGTACCGAGGGGGAGGGGAAAACCGGTGCTGCGCAAGCCCGTGGAGCTGAGCCTGCAGACCTACGAGGTGCTGCTCGAACGCCAGAACCTCGGCGACATCCACCCGACGCTCGTTCGCGGCGCGTTGTGGTACTCGCCGGACGAGCGGCGCCAGCTCGCGGCCGACACGGACGCCGAGCTGGCCCAGCGCGGGCTGCTGCGGGGCGGGCGTCTCGACGGCGACTTCGTCGAAACGCTCCATGTCCTGCAGCGGCCCGGCGTCGAGTACTACTCGTGGGTCAAGTCGGACAAGGGGGAGCGGACCGTTCGGGTCGCGGCGAGCGGGCGGGACGCGGTGTCGGTGGTCGCGGTGAACCAGACGCTGTACCTCGCGCCGTGCACGCCGGACGCGTTGGCGCGCGAGTTCACCGCGATGCTGCCGGAAGCGCCCGCCGCGCGCATCGCGTCGCTGAACTGCTCCGACACCGACCTGAACCTGATCAAGAGCGGCGACATCCCCAGCACGAGCAACCCGAGCATCCGCGACGCCAAAAAGGTGCTGCAGTGGCTGAAAGCCCCGCACACCTACTTCGGACGGCTGTACGTCGCCGTGCGCGACAGCCGCGGCAAGCGCCTGCGCAACGAGAACCCGCCCGGCTGGGTCGACACCGAGCAGGGGCGCATCCTGTTCGGCGTCGACAAGTCCGGCTGGGTCAGCCTGGCCGGCGCCGGGCCGCAGGACATCGCGAAGAAGATCCAGCAGCTGGAAGGCGAGCTGCGCGGCGGACGCTGACACAAGACACGTAAAAACCGGTGTGGCCGCCCCCGAACAGGAGGCGGCCACACCGGCGAAAAAGCCCTCAGGCGTTCGGGTTCAGGACCCGGGCCAGGAATTCCTTCGTGCGTTCGTGCTGGGGGTTGCCGATCACCTGGGCCGGCGGGCCCTCCTCGACCACGACGCCGCCGTCCATGAAGAGGACCTTGTCGGCGACTTCGCGGGCGAACTGCATTTCGTGGGTGACCACGACCATCGTCATGCCGTCCTTCGCCAGTTGGCGCATGACGCCCAGTACGTCGCCGACCAGCTCCGGGTCGAGGGCTGACGTGGGCTCGTCAAAGAGCATCAGTTTGGGCTGCATCGCCAAGGCACGAGCGATGGCTACGCGCTGCTGCTGACCGCCCGACAGCTGCGCCGGGTAGTTCGACGCCTTGTCCGCCAGGCCGACGCGCTCCAGCAGCTCCAGCGCCCGCTCCCGGACCTGCGCCTTCGGCTCGCGGCGGACCTGGATCGGCGCCTCCATGACGTTCTCCACCGCCGTCATGTGGGGGAAGAGGTTGAAGCGCTGGAACACCATGCCGATGTCCTTGCGCTGGAACGCGACCTCCTTCTCCCGCAGCTCGTGCAGCTTGTCGCCGCGCTGGCGGTAGCCCACCAGGACACCGTCGACGTACAGCCGGCCGGCGTCGATCTTCTCCAGGTGGTTGATGCAGCGCAGCAGCGTGGACTTGCCCGAGCCGGACGGGCCGATCAGGCAGAGCACCTCGCGATCGTGCACCTCAAGGTCGATGCCCTTGAGCACCTGGAGGCTGCCGAAGCTCTTGCAGATCTTCTGTGCGGAAACGACCGGAGTGGTCATGTGACGTTGCCTCCACCCCTGCTGAACAGCCGGTTGCGCCAGGCCCCGCGAACGACAACCGCACGCGAACTGCCGCGCGCGAACCGCTTTTCGATCTGTACCTGGATGATCGTCAGGATCGACGTCATGAACAGGTACCAGATCACGGCCGTCAGCAGCAGGGGGATGGTCTTGAAGTTCTGTGCGTAAATGGTCTGGACCGCGACCATCAGCTCGAAGTACCCGATGGACACCACCAGCGACGTGGTCTTCAGCATCGCGATCGTCTCGTTGCCGGTCGGCGGGACGATCACGCGCATGGCCTGCGGCAGGATGATCCGGCGCAACGTCGTGGTGCGCTTCATGCCCAGCGCGGACGCCGCCTCCAGCTGGCCGCCGTCGATCGACTGGATGCCGCCGCGCACGATCTCGGCCATGTACGCCGCTTCGTTGAGCCCGAGGCCCAGCAACGAGGCCGTGAACTGGTTGATCAGCGTGTTCGTGTCCCACGAGACGAACTCCGGGCCGAACGGGATGCCGAGGCCGAGCCGCGGGTACGCGAACGCCAGGAAGTTCCAGAACACCAGCTGGGTGAGCAGCGGAGTGCCGCGGAACAGCCAGATATAGATGCCCGCCGCGCCCTTCATCAGCGGGTTCGGCGAAAGCCGCATGACGGCCAGCAGCACCCCGCCGACCACGCCGATGACCATGGAGATCACCGTCAGGATCAGGGTGTTCTGCAGACCGCGCAGCACCCGGTCGTTGAACAGGTACTCCCAGACGACCGGCCAGCCGAGGTTGTCGTTCGTGATCAGGCTGCGGACGATGATGAACGCGAGGAAGAGGATGACCACCCCGGCCACCCAGCGCCCGTAGTGGCGCACCGGGACGGCCTTGATGGGTTCGGTGTCGACGGAGGCCTCGGGCGGAGGCGCGTCGAAAGAACTGGACACGGAGAACTACGTCCTATCTCCGGCGGCCTCAGGAGGCCGGGTTGATCTCGGACGTGGCGACCGCGCCGGCACTCGAAAGACCCCACTTCTCCAGGATCTTCTTGTACGTGCCGTCGGTGATCAGGGCCTGGACCGCGCCCTGGACCGCCTTGCCGTAGTCGCCGCTGCCCTTCTTCAGCACGATGCCGTAGGGCGCGGTGTCATACGGCGCGCCGACGACCTCGAGCTGCCCGCCGGTCTGCTTGACCGCGTAGTCGACGACCGGGGAGTCGGCCAGCTCGCCCTGCACCCGCTTGGCGGTGAGCGCGAGGTTGACGTCGGTCTGGGCCTGCAGCTGGGTGACCTCGATGGCCGGCTTGCCCCCGGCAGTGCAGGCGTCGGAGCGCTTCTGCAGGTCGTCGACCTGCGTGGTGCCCTTCTGGACGCCCATCTTCTTGCCGCAGAGGTCGTCGACGCTCAGCTTGTCGGGGTTGCCCTTGAGCACGGCCATCGAGGTGCCGGCCTTGTAGTAGCTGATCATGTCGACGGTCTGGAGCCGTTCGGCGTTGATGCTGAACGAGGACATCGCCATCTCGTACTTCGCGGACTGGATACCCGGGATGATGCCGTCGAAGGCGGCGTTCTGGAACTCCATCTTGAGCCCGAGCTTCTGCCCGACCGCGGTGCCGAGGTCGACGTCGAAGCCGCTGACCTTGCCGCCCTCGTCCTGGAACTCGTTCGGCGGGTAGCTCTGGTCCTGGCCGACCAGGATCTTGCCGTCGGCCGCGACCGAAGCCGGGACCATCGCCGCGAGCTTGTCGTCCTTGGCCGCCGCCGGGACGTCCGCCGAGCCGCCAGGGGCCGCCGCGGAGGAATTGCCCCCGGCGTCACCCGCGCCGCTTCCGCCCGCGCCGCAGGCCATGGTCAGGCCGACCAGCGCAAAAGCAGGGAGAAGGGCGAGTGCCTTCATCTGGTGTCCTCGGGCCACTTCGTCACTCCTCGTAGTTCTCAACTGTCGAGAGCACGCATATTGCCACTCGTAAGCGGGTATGCACAGCACCCGTACGTTACGGGGCCGTTTCGCACCGGACAGGTATGACAGTGAGTGTCGCGCCGGAGCCACACCGTGCGTCAGGATGTCGACCATGAACAGCAACCCGGGTCCCCGCCTGCCGCCGGCCGGGCGACGTGCGCGAACGGTGAAGGGGCGGCGCGGTGCGAAGCCCGGCGCGCAGTTCGACGGGTATCTCGCGCCGGAGCGCCCGCACGCCGGCGCGTACGACGAGATGTTCGCCGACGACGGCACCGTTCGTGGGCCGTACCGCGCGCTGTACGAGTCCATCGCCTCGCTCGACTCGGCCGACCTCACGAACCGCTCGCAGGCACTCGACCGCGCGATGGTCGACCAGGGCATCACGTTCTCCCTGTCCGGCCAGGAGCGGCCGTTCCCGCTGGACCTGGTGCCCCGCGTGATCCAGGCCGCCGAATGGGCCAAGCTGGAACGCGGGGTGGCGCAGCGGGTGCGCGCGCTGGAGGCGTTCCTCGCGGACATCTACGGCGACCGGCAGATCCTGCGCGACGGCGTGCTGCCGCGCCGGCTGATCACCTCGTGCGAGCACTTCCAGCGCGAGGCCTACGGCATCAACCCGCCCAACGGCGTCCGCATCCACGTGTCCGGTGTGGACCTGGTCCGCGACGAGGAGGGCACCTTCCGGGTGCTGGAGGACAATCTCCGCAACCCGTCCGGCGTCTCCTACGTGATGGAGAACCGCCGGACGATGGCGCGGGTGTTCCCCGACCTGTTCGCCCAGCACCGGGTGCGGCCGGTCGGCGACTACGCGTCGCACCTGCTCCGGGCCCTGCGCGCGGCGGCCGCGCCGAACGTCGCCGACCCGACGGTCGTGGTGCTCACCCCCGGCGTCCACAACTCCGCCTACTTCGAGCACTCGCTGCTCGCCCGCCAGATGGGCGTGGAGCTGGTCGAGGGCCGCGACATGTTCTGCCGCGACAACGTCGTCTACCTGCGCACCACCGAGGGCGAGCGGCCGGTGGACGTGATCTACCGGCGCATCGACGACGAGTTCCTCGACCCCGTGCACTACCGGCCCGACTCCGTGCTCGGCGTCGCGGGGGTGCTCAACGCGGCGCGCGCGGGCAACGTGGTGGTCGCGAACGCCATCGGCAACGGCGTCGGCGACGACAAGCTGATGTACACCTACGTGCCCGAGATGGTGCGCTACTACCTGGGCGAGAAGCCGCTGCTGCCCAATGTGGACACCTTCCGGTGCTGGCTGCCGGACGAGTTCGACCACGTCATGCAGCACACCGACGAGCTGGTGGTGAAGCCCGTGGAGGGCTCCGGCGGCTACGGCATCGTATTCGGCCCGGAGGCGGACAAGAAGGAGCTGGACGTGCTGCGCCGCAAGGTGCGCGCGAACCGGCGCGGCTGGATCGCGCAGCCGGTGGTGCAGCTCTCGACCGTTCCGTCC
This genomic interval carries:
- a CDS encoding ESX secretion-associated protein EspG, giving the protein MLRKPVELSLQTYEVLLERQNLGDIHPTLVRGALWYSPDERRQLAADTDAELAQRGLLRGGRLDGDFVETLHVLQRPGVEYYSWVKSDKGERTVRVAASGRDAVSVVAVNQTLYLAPCTPDALAREFTAMLPEAPAARIASLNCSDTDLNLIKSGDIPSTSNPSIRDAKKVLQWLKAPHTYFGRLYVAVRDSRGKRLRNENPPGWVDTEQGRILFGVDKSGWVSLAGAGPQDIAKKIQQLEGELRGGR
- a CDS encoding circularly permuted type 2 ATP-grasp protein codes for the protein MSTMNSNPGPRLPPAGRRARTVKGRRGAKPGAQFDGYLAPERPHAGAYDEMFADDGTVRGPYRALYESIASLDSADLTNRSQALDRAMVDQGITFSLSGQERPFPLDLVPRVIQAAEWAKLERGVAQRVRALEAFLADIYGDRQILRDGVLPRRLITSCEHFQREAYGINPPNGVRIHVSGVDLVRDEEGTFRVLEDNLRNPSGVSYVMENRRTMARVFPDLFAQHRVRPVGDYASHLLRALRAAAAPNVADPTVVVLTPGVHNSAYFEHSLLARQMGVELVEGRDMFCRDNVVYLRTTEGERPVDVIYRRIDDEFLDPVHYRPDSVLGVAGVLNAARAGNVVVANAIGNGVGDDKLMYTYVPEMVRYYLGEKPLLPNVDTFRCWLPDEFDHVMQHTDELVVKPVEGSGGYGIVFGPEADKKELDVLRRKVRANRRGWIAQPVVQLSTVPSKVDDRLAPRHVDLRPFAVNDGKDIFVLPGGLTRVALPEGSLVVNSSQGGGSKDTWVLASRSSAVERELDRPALGELSSVDGLAAEQGPELSASQQQQQQQQS
- a CDS encoding ABC transporter substrate-binding protein, with amino-acid sequence MKALALLPAFALVGLTMACGAGGSGAGDAGGNSSAAAPGGSADVPAAAKDDKLAAMVPASVAADGKILVGQDQSYPPNEFQDEGGKVSGFDVDLGTAVGQKLGLKMEFQNAAFDGIIPGIQSAKYEMAMSSFSINAERLQTVDMISYYKAGTSMAVLKGNPDKLSVDDLCGKKMGVQKGTTQVDDLQKRSDACTAGGKPAIEVTQLQAQTDVNLALTAKRVQGELADSPVVDYAVKQTGGQLEVVGAPYDTAPYGIVLKKGSGDYGKAVQGAVQALITDGTYKKILEKWGLSSAGAVATSEINPAS
- a CDS encoding amino acid ABC transporter ATP-binding protein; amino-acid sequence: MTTPVVSAQKICKSFGSLQVLKGIDLEVHDREVLCLIGPSGSGKSTLLRCINHLEKIDAGRLYVDGVLVGYRQRGDKLHELREKEVAFQRKDIGMVFQRFNLFPHMTAVENVMEAPIQVRREPKAQVRERALELLERVGLADKASNYPAQLSGGQQQRVAIARALAMQPKLMLFDEPTSALDPELVGDVLGVMRQLAKDGMTMVVVTHEMQFAREVADKVLFMDGGVVVEEGPPAQVIGNPQHERTKEFLARVLNPNA
- a CDS encoding amino acid ABC transporter permease; its protein translation is MSSSFDAPPPEASVDTEPIKAVPVRHYGRWVAGVVILFLAFIIVRSLITNDNLGWPVVWEYLFNDRVLRGLQNTLILTVISMVIGVVGGVLLAVMRLSPNPLMKGAAGIYIWLFRGTPLLTQLVFWNFLAFAYPRLGLGIPFGPEFVSWDTNTLINQFTASLLGLGLNEAAYMAEIVRGGIQSIDGGQLEAASALGMKRTTTLRRIILPQAMRVIVPPTGNETIAMLKTTSLVVSIGYFELMVAVQTIYAQNFKTIPLLLTAVIWYLFMTSILTIIQVQIEKRFARGSSRAVVVRGAWRNRLFSRGGGNVT
- a CDS encoding DUF3558 domain-containing protein, whose translation is MRIRFVCQLALVGAVAALLAGCGGSTPGQPSPAPSSSPAAEPMLAPKVAQPLTNTAPYEADPCSALPISEIEKVGGKVKGTSIAESIVGKSCQWTFDGSTGNVSGGFYSGNKLGLNSLYLENRDGHLSLFQPHAPVEGYPAVVYGAGDEGKGSCALAVGVRDDLTYTVNTQLRSGNPALADPCKMAEQIAAAEITRLKAAS